Proteins encoded within one genomic window of Bacteroides sedimenti:
- a CDS encoding ATP-binding response regulator produces the protein MNMEITPSEYKILVVDDVLSNVLLLKVLLTNEKFNVVTAMNGNQAIKMVETELPDLILLDVMMPDMSGFEVAQILKSKPGFSQIPIIFLTALNSTADIVKGFQTGANDFISKPFNKEELIIRVTHQISLIAAKRIIYNQTEELKRTIKGRDKLYSVIAHDLRSPMASIKMVLNMLLMNLPPDKIGQEMHELLNMANQTTEEVFSLLDNLLKWTKSQIGRLNVVRQDIEIVGVTAGVIEIFSIMAEIKQIKISLHAPVQVEVHADIDMIKTVIRNLLSNAMKFSNIGGEVQVVIEEKDDQVIVHVIDHGRGIKKEDQSKLLHADTHFTTFGTKNEEGSGLGLLLCQDFVRKNGGELWFSSEENKGSTFSFYLPKK, from the coding sequence ATGAATATGGAAATTACCCCATCGGAGTATAAAATATTGGTTGTCGATGATGTTTTGTCAAACGTGTTGTTGCTCAAAGTGTTGTTGACGAATGAGAAATTTAATGTTGTAACCGCGATGAACGGTAATCAAGCAATCAAAATGGTAGAGACAGAATTGCCGGATTTGATTTTGCTGGATGTAATGATGCCTGATATGAGTGGATTTGAAGTTGCGCAAATCCTGAAATCCAAACCTGGATTTTCGCAGATTCCCATTATATTTCTAACTGCGCTCAATTCAACAGCTGATATAGTAAAGGGTTTTCAGACTGGTGCAAATGATTTTATTTCCAAACCTTTCAATAAAGAAGAGCTTATTATTCGTGTTACGCACCAGATTTCATTGATAGCAGCCAAACGAATCATTTATAATCAGACTGAAGAGCTGAAACGTACAATAAAAGGACGTGATAAACTTTATTCTGTTATCGCTCACGATCTTCGTTCACCGATGGCTTCAATCAAAATGGTTCTGAATATGCTACTCATGAATCTGCCCCCTGATAAAATAGGGCAGGAAATGCATGAACTGCTTAATATGGCAAATCAAACCACAGAAGAAGTCTTTTCTCTTCTTGATAATCTGTTGAAATGGACGAAAAGTCAGATCGGCAGATTGAATGTAGTTCGTCAAGACATTGAGATTGTTGGAGTAACTGCTGGAGTAATTGAGATATTCTCGATTATGGCTGAGATTAAACAAATAAAAATATCTCTTCATGCACCTGTGCAGGTGGAAGTTCATGCAGATATTGACATGATTAAAACAGTTATTCGTAATCTGCTTAGTAATGCAATGAAGTTTAGCAATATTGGTGGCGAAGTACAAGTTGTTATTGAGGAAAAGGATGATCAGGTTATTGTTCATGTGATTGACCACGGCCGAGGAATCAAAAAGGAAGATCAATCTAAACTGCTTCACGCAGATACTCATTTCACAACTTTCGGAACTAAAAATGAGGAAGGTTCAGGGTTGGGGCTTCTTTTGTGTCAGGATTTTGTGAGGAAAAATGGAGGTGAACTCTGGTTCTCTTCGGAAGAAAATAAGGGGTCTACCTTTAGTTTTTATCTCCCCAAGAAATAA
- a CDS encoding UDP-glucuronic acid decarboxylase family protein, with protein MKRILVTGGAGFIGSHLCTRLINDGHSVICLDNYFTGDRANVWHLMNNPRFELVRHDIINPYSAEVDEIYNLACPASPIHYQYDPVKTIKTSVMGAVNMLSLGRHVNAKVLQASTSEVYGDPIVHPQKEEYWGNVNPVGIRSCYDEGKRCAETLFMDYHRQKKLKIKIIRIFNTYGPNMHPNDGRVVSNFIVQALKNEDITLYGDGSQTRSFQYVDDLVEGMVRMMNTEDSFVGPINIGNPNEFTIKQLAEKVIELTGSSSKFVFKPLPGDDPKQRQPDISLAKEKLNWEPTVQLEEGLIKTINYFKSVISRKEPVVQPSFIPLYQLK; from the coding sequence ATGAAAAGAATATTAGTGACTGGAGGTGCCGGCTTTATCGGTTCTCATTTATGCACTCGACTGATCAATGACGGACACTCTGTTATTTGTTTAGACAACTACTTTACAGGAGACAGAGCAAATGTTTGGCACCTGATGAACAATCCTCGTTTCGAGTTGGTACGTCACGATATTATTAATCCATATTCAGCAGAAGTAGATGAAATTTATAATCTGGCTTGTCCGGCATCTCCAATTCATTATCAGTATGATCCAGTTAAAACAATAAAGACTTCTGTGATGGGTGCAGTTAATATGCTTTCTCTGGGTAGACATGTTAATGCTAAGGTTTTGCAGGCATCTACCAGTGAAGTTTACGGTGACCCGATTGTACATCCTCAGAAAGAAGAATATTGGGGAAATGTTAACCCCGTGGGAATACGTTCATGTTATGATGAAGGAAAACGTTGTGCGGAAACCTTATTTATGGACTATCATAGGCAAAAAAAACTCAAAATTAAGATTATTCGTATATTTAATACTTATGGCCCGAATATGCATCCTAACGATGGTAGGGTAGTTTCAAACTTCATCGTACAAGCTTTGAAGAATGAAGATATAACGCTTTATGGTGATGGTAGCCAAACCCGGAGCTTTCAGTATGTGGACGATCTAGTTGAAGGAATGGTGCGGATGATGAATACTGAGGATAGTTTTGTTGGTCCAATAAATATCGGAAATCCCAATGAATTTACTATTAAACAGTTGGCAGAAAAAGTCATAGAACTTACTGGCTCTAGTTCAAAATTTGTTTTTAAACCACTTCCGGGAGATGATCCTAAGCAGCGACAACCAGACATCTCACTAGCAAAAGAGAAGTTGAACTGGGAGCCAACAGTTCAATTGGAAGAGGGATTAATTAAGACTATCAATTATTTCAAATCAGTTATTAGTAGAAAAGAGCCAGTTGTCCAACCTTCTTTTATCCCTTTATATCAGCTAAAATGA
- a CDS encoding glycosyltransferase has protein sequence MKPINVLEVIRQGQIGGGESHLLDLVSGFDNTINSIVLAFTPGQMIDRFRAQGVKCYVIETSHPFDFRVFKQIRALIKKEKIQIIHAHGSRAASNVALIAKTMRVPLIYTVHGWSFHQDQSPIISYLRAQSEKIICNQSNQVICVSESNRVTGNKAFGLKNSLVIENGIDLSRFNPENSFADIRKEFGFKDTDFIIGFIGRVTLQKDPMNFIKSIEIANKQDSKIKALLVGEGDMKEEALTYIKNNSLENVIRTSNFRSDIPDLLNAIDIFCLPSLWEGLSIALLEAMAMGKALVVTPTDGTKEVITDKKNGLIASYNAPYELAKLYLAYRKDFALKEKCESEAKRLIRNRFDSQMVSNKVTEIYKSFIRNS, from the coding sequence ATGAAACCAATAAACGTTTTAGAGGTAATAAGACAAGGACAAATTGGAGGAGGAGAGTCTCATTTACTGGATCTGGTTTCGGGATTTGACAACACGATAAATTCTATTGTGCTGGCTTTTACTCCGGGGCAAATGATTGACCGGTTTAGGGCTCAAGGAGTGAAATGTTATGTGATAGAAACCTCCCACCCTTTTGATTTCAGAGTATTCAAACAAATTCGTGCATTGATAAAAAAAGAGAAAATTCAGATTATCCATGCACATGGAAGCAGAGCGGCCTCAAACGTTGCATTGATCGCAAAAACAATGAGAGTTCCATTGATATATACTGTTCATGGTTGGAGTTTTCACCAGGATCAATCCCCTATTATTAGCTACTTAAGAGCTCAAAGTGAAAAGATCATTTGCAATCAAAGCAACCAGGTTATTTGTGTTTCAGAAAGTAACCGGGTAACAGGCAATAAAGCTTTCGGACTGAAAAATTCATTGGTCATTGAAAATGGGATAGATCTTTCACGATTTAATCCTGAGAATTCATTCGCTGATATCAGAAAAGAATTTGGATTCAAAGATACTGATTTTATCATTGGATTTATAGGAAGAGTAACTTTACAGAAAGATCCTATGAATTTTATAAAAAGCATTGAGATTGCTAATAAACAGGACTCTAAAATTAAAGCTCTTCTTGTGGGAGAGGGAGATATGAAAGAAGAAGCTTTAACATATATCAAAAATAATTCTTTAGAGAATGTGATCCGTACATCAAATTTCAGAAGTGATATCCCCGATTTACTCAATGCAATAGATATATTCTGCCTACCCAGTTTATGGGAAGGACTTTCAATCGCCCTTCTAGAGGCTATGGCAATGGGAAAAGCATTAGTTGTTACGCCTACTGATGGAACTAAAGAAGTTATAACGGATAAAAAAAATGGCTTGATTGCCTCATATAATGCGCCCTATGAGCTTGCTAAGCTCTATTTAGCCTATCGAAAGGATTTTGCTCTGAAAGAAAAATGTGAGAGTGAAGCCAAAAGACTTATCAGAAATAGATTTGATAGCCAAATGGTTTCAAACAAAGTAACTGAAATATATAAATCATTTATCCGGAACTCATGA
- a CDS encoding PAS domain-containing hybrid sensor histidine kinase/response regulator, which produces MKRILHNPQYSDKILQMTADTMFLVTSEGVCVDMVVHANRSFFKKKKDLIGKNLINEIPKKTLVPLSREFKKVVKENIISTRNYELSIDGEVYFFKCIMHPFEEGLILCQYRDITSRNKIKLELEKTNNELREIEKAAQIGQWRYEYKTQMFYYKGHTGAMSCCDYYKSIPMADYLAIMHIDDRPRFVEWVNNAQIAPQSEPFEYRILWRKKNVFLRLKILNYDFNNGHEIVEGYCQNMTDFIKKDEDLEIVTRAVNYASEDIFAIKPDGTLTFANKQFRKHYLLTDDVDLSTVKINKLPVSKELKERWMKIQKEFTCLKDIIRYIGEKPFPHLKNVLAYDFFSYQMENKENEIIIWTFGRDISDRIRYEAQVNEVNQIMNTVLENLPIAISVKDTGNDMRYIYRNRVVFDKMKTTDVIGKTDFDIYPDFTAITLRNEDLSVLKDKIPISYEKETIDNNENKYITFKKKVLVENGERAPLIIAMESNITDMKRMEHELIKAKEKAENSDKLKSAFLANMSHEIRTPLNAIVGFSRVIAETQNANERMGYYNIVESNNIRLLQLINEILDLSRIESGIMEFTEEPINLNAMCQEVFDAHRFRCPENVELIYEKSDPDLWIYSDKNRLIQVFSNLIGNAMKFTKQGSISFGYELKDNLVICKVKDTGIGLPKDKANHIFERFAKLNSVAQGTGLGLSICKSIVEKLGGTIKVTSIEGAGSEFTFTHPYIQPVKENRAKNIEEKENGMMEGTSFQGKKDQIILVAEDNDSNFKLLNAMIGKSFTLIHAHDGIEAITMFEEYRPNLILMDIKMPNMDGLDATKVIREVSPKIPIIALSAFVYNEDVKAALNCGCNEFIPKPVSQTLLIETLKKYL; this is translated from the coding sequence ATGAAAAGAATATTGCATAACCCACAATACTCTGATAAAATTTTGCAAATGACAGCAGACACCATGTTTCTGGTAACAAGCGAAGGTGTATGTGTGGATATGGTTGTGCATGCAAACCGATCATTCTTTAAGAAAAAAAAAGATCTAATAGGTAAAAATCTAATTAATGAAATACCTAAAAAGACTTTAGTGCCACTGAGTAGAGAATTCAAAAAAGTGGTAAAAGAAAATATTATTTCGACAAGAAACTACGAACTATCGATTGACGGTGAGGTTTATTTCTTTAAATGCATAATGCACCCTTTTGAGGAAGGATTAATTTTATGTCAGTACAGAGACATCACAAGCAGGAACAAAATAAAGCTGGAGCTTGAGAAAACCAATAATGAATTACGGGAAATCGAAAAGGCAGCTCAAATCGGCCAGTGGAGATACGAATATAAAACACAAATGTTCTACTATAAGGGTCATACTGGGGCTATGTCTTGCTGTGATTATTACAAAAGCATACCAATGGCGGATTATTTGGCAATTATGCACATTGACGATCGACCAAGATTTGTGGAATGGGTTAATAATGCTCAAATTGCCCCTCAATCAGAACCTTTCGAATACCGTATTTTATGGAGAAAAAAAAACGTATTTTTACGTTTGAAGATTTTAAATTACGACTTTAATAATGGGCATGAAATAGTCGAAGGTTATTGTCAGAACATGACCGACTTTATTAAAAAAGATGAAGATCTGGAAATTGTAACAAGAGCTGTCAACTATGCATCAGAGGATATTTTTGCAATTAAGCCCGATGGCACACTTACATTTGCCAACAAACAATTTAGGAAACACTATCTTCTGACAGATGACGTCGACTTGTCAACAGTTAAGATTAACAAACTTCCCGTAAGTAAAGAACTCAAGGAGCGCTGGATGAAGATTCAGAAAGAGTTTACATGCCTTAAGGATATTATTCGCTATATCGGGGAAAAACCTTTTCCACATCTGAAAAACGTACTGGCATATGATTTCTTCTCGTATCAAATGGAAAACAAAGAAAACGAGATTATTATTTGGACTTTTGGAAGAGATATATCTGACCGGATAAGGTATGAAGCGCAGGTAAATGAAGTGAATCAGATTATGAACACTGTATTGGAAAATCTTCCAATAGCCATCTCTGTTAAAGATACAGGAAATGACATGCGTTATATTTACCGAAACAGGGTCGTTTTCGATAAAATGAAAACAACAGATGTGATCGGGAAAACAGACTTTGATATATATCCAGACTTTACAGCCATAACTTTACGCAACGAAGACCTCTCTGTATTGAAAGATAAAATACCAATTAGTTATGAGAAGGAAACAATAGACAATAATGAGAATAAATACATTACCTTCAAGAAAAAAGTATTGGTAGAAAACGGGGAAAGAGCTCCTCTGATAATTGCTATGGAGAGTAATATTACCGATATGAAACGGATGGAACATGAACTAATTAAGGCAAAAGAGAAAGCTGAAAATTCCGACAAACTAAAATCGGCATTTCTCGCAAATATGAGTCATGAAATACGCACTCCGTTAAATGCAATAGTAGGATTCTCACGGGTAATTGCAGAAACCCAGAACGCAAACGAAAGAATGGGTTATTACAACATTGTAGAATCAAACAACATTCGGTTACTGCAATTAATCAATGAAATACTTGACTTGTCAAGAATTGAATCAGGAATCATGGAGTTCACAGAAGAACCTATTAACCTGAATGCTATGTGCCAGGAAGTATTCGATGCACATCGCTTTCGCTGTCCTGAAAACGTTGAACTTATCTATGAGAAATCAGATCCGGACTTGTGGATATACAGCGATAAGAACAGACTGATCCAGGTCTTCTCTAATCTCATTGGCAATGCGATGAAATTCACTAAACAAGGAAGCATTAGTTTTGGATATGAGCTGAAAGATAACTTGGTAATATGCAAGGTTAAAGATACAGGAATAGGACTTCCTAAGGATAAAGCAAATCATATATTTGAGCGTTTTGCAAAGTTGAATTCGGTTGCTCAGGGAACCGGACTGGGACTCTCTATCTGTAAATCTATTGTTGAAAAGCTGGGAGGAACTATCAAGGTGACCTCTATTGAGGGTGCTGGTTCCGAATTTACCTTCACGCATCCATACATTCAGCCAGTTAAAGAAAATAGGGCAAAAAACATAGAAGAAAAAGAAAATGGAATGATGGAAGGAACATCATTTCAGGGTAAGAAGGATCAGATAATCTTAGTTGCCGAAGATAATGACAGTAATTTTAAACTTCTGAATGCAATGATTGGGAAGAGTTTTACCCTGATTCATGCCCACGATGGCATTGAAGCAATTACTATGTTTGAAGAGTACAGACCTAATTTGATATTAATGGATATTAAAATGCCCAATATGGATGGGCTAGACGCTACCAAGGTCATTAGGGAGGTCTCACCAAAGATTCCAATTATTGCTTTGAGTGCGTTTGTATACAACGAAGATGTGAAGGCAGCATTAAATTGTGGTTGCAATGAGTTTATCCCTAAACCTGTATCACAAACACTATTAATTGAAACTCTGAAAAAATATTTGTAA
- a CDS encoding glycosyltransferase family 2 protein, with amino-acid sequence MRYLEILFWFCFIIVFYTYLGYGILLYLLVKIKELFIKPEQIKKSETDQFPEVTLFIAAFNEEAIVKEKMENCRELYYPIEKLKIMWVTDGSNDKTNELLNAYPEVTVQYQLERQGKTAALNRGMKFVTSPIVVFTDANTMINREAIREIVRKFTNPKVGCVAGEKRIVSKEKDAAAGGGEGIYWKYESALKELDSRLYSAVGAAGELFAIRRELFETMEKDTLLDDFILSLRIAQKGYKISYCKEAYAIESASANMQEEEKRKVRIAAGGLQSIWRLRSLLNIFRYGSLSFQYISHRVLRWSITPILLFLMLPLNVLLKIKIQTEGYSLFLILQLMFYAAALWGYYLSTRQIKNKLLFIPYYFLFMNINVVKGFFYLKNKKNSGIWEKAKRSL; translated from the coding sequence ATGAGATATCTAGAAATACTATTCTGGTTTTGCTTTATAATCGTATTCTACACCTATCTGGGGTACGGCATCTTGCTTTACCTGTTGGTGAAAATAAAAGAACTATTCATTAAACCAGAACAAATAAAAAAAAGCGAAACTGATCAGTTTCCTGAAGTTACACTTTTTATTGCTGCATTCAATGAAGAAGCTATAGTAAAGGAAAAAATGGAGAACTGCCGGGAATTGTATTATCCAATAGAAAAGCTGAAAATAATGTGGGTTACGGATGGCAGTAATGATAAAACGAATGAATTACTGAATGCTTATCCGGAAGTAACCGTGCAATACCAACTGGAAAGGCAAGGAAAAACTGCTGCATTAAACCGAGGAATGAAATTTGTTACCTCCCCTATTGTGGTGTTTACAGATGCCAACACGATGATAAACCGAGAGGCAATCCGGGAAATTGTCAGAAAATTCACCAATCCAAAAGTGGGATGTGTTGCAGGAGAGAAAAGAATTGTCTCAAAAGAAAAAGATGCGGCGGCAGGTGGTGGTGAAGGAATTTACTGGAAATATGAATCGGCATTGAAAGAGCTTGACTCACGTCTGTATTCCGCTGTGGGGGCTGCAGGTGAACTGTTTGCTATCAGAAGAGAGCTTTTTGAAACAATGGAAAAAGACACATTACTGGATGATTTCATCTTATCACTTCGGATTGCTCAGAAAGGATATAAGATATCCTACTGCAAAGAAGCTTATGCAATCGAATCGGCATCGGCAAATATGCAAGAGGAAGAAAAGAGAAAAGTTCGCATTGCAGCCGGTGGATTGCAATCAATCTGGAGATTGCGCTCCTTACTAAATATCTTTCGGTATGGCTCACTTAGCTTTCAATACATTTCACATCGGGTTCTACGATGGTCAATAACTCCAATACTCCTTTTTTTAATGCTGCCCCTTAATGTTCTACTGAAAATAAAAATACAGACAGAAGGTTATAGTCTTTTTCTAATCCTTCAACTGATGTTCTATGCTGCCGCTTTATGGGGATATTACTTGTCAACCAGACAGATAAAAAATAAATTATTGTTTATTCCATATTATTTTCTCTTTATGAATATCAATGTTGTAAAAGGCTTTTTCTACCTAAAAAATAAAAAAAATAGCGGAATCTGGGAGAAAGCAAAAAGATCTTTATAA
- a CDS encoding endonuclease/exonuclease/phosphatase family protein, with the protein MGKKATFLYFDFLTLLFTASLALFTIIVGVGSRSNPNEGILLPLLGLSIVPLIIANLFMLLYWGIRRKLWFVIPLIAVAGNYEYISAKYQFRISSSAPNYKQRLIRIASYNVQAFHDDPSIYSVEEVTGLMKEYRTDIICFQEFAESPYFSIDSIRLQFRDYPYAILCKGGEKKNNLAIFSKFPIINNANIAFNSTKNGAMWVDVKVGKTTLRVFNCHLQTTNFNQTRSLLTHVTTAGFYESKKEAAINIMMRLAVNAQKRANQADMLSQMIDTTRYAIVLCGDFNDIPTSYSYHRIKKLLKDGFQSAGSGFESTYRHFHQLLRIDYIFHSKDLIGTKYQTPSFEFSDHNPVFMELAIKGK; encoded by the coding sequence ATGGGTAAAAAGGCAACTTTTCTATACTTTGATTTCCTTACTTTACTTTTCACCGCCTCGCTAGCCCTATTTACAATTATTGTAGGTGTTGGTTCGCGCAGTAATCCCAATGAGGGTATATTGTTACCTCTTTTAGGACTTAGTATTGTTCCGCTAATAATTGCAAATCTATTTATGTTACTATATTGGGGCATACGAAGAAAACTGTGGTTTGTCATACCTTTAATTGCAGTTGCTGGGAATTATGAGTATATATCTGCTAAATACCAATTCAGAATTAGCTCATCGGCTCCTAACTACAAACAAAGATTAATCAGAATTGCCAGTTATAACGTACAAGCGTTTCACGATGATCCCTCCATATATTCAGTTGAGGAAGTAACCGGACTTATGAAAGAATATAGAACTGACATTATCTGTTTTCAGGAGTTTGCCGAAAGTCCATATTTTAGCATCGACAGTATCCGCCTTCAGTTTAGAGATTATCCTTATGCGATTCTTTGCAAAGGCGGAGAGAAAAAAAACAATCTTGCTATATTCAGTAAATTCCCAATAATAAATAATGCAAATATTGCATTCAATTCCACAAAAAACGGGGCTATGTGGGTAGATGTAAAAGTAGGAAAAACTACATTACGAGTATTCAACTGCCATTTACAAACTACCAATTTTAATCAGACAAGAAGTTTGTTAACTCATGTCACTACAGCGGGGTTTTATGAATCAAAGAAAGAGGCGGCGATTAATATTATGATGAGATTAGCTGTTAATGCACAAAAAAGAGCAAATCAGGCCGACATGTTATCTCAGATGATTGATACGACCAGATATGCTATTGTTTTATGCGGAGACTTTAATGATATCCCAACTTCTTATTCATATCATCGAATAAAAAAGTTACTTAAAGACGGATTCCAAAGTGCTGGTTCAGGATTTGAGTCAACATACCGTCATTTTCATCAGTTATTACGAATAGATTATATTTTTCATTCAAAAGATCTTATCGGAACAAAATATCAGACTCCTTCTTTTGAATTTAGTGACCATAATCCAGTATTTATGGAACTTGCAATAAAGGGAAAATAG
- a CDS encoding glycosyltransferase family 2 protein, whose protein sequence is MYKITIGIPVYNTQEFIRNSLLSALNQSYKNIEFLIIDDKGTDKSMDIVHELIRTHTRGKDIRIIAHKKNKGLAEARNTALKEAKGEYIFFLDSDDTISSNCIEILYKNIIDHSVDFVAASYNKVDEKDKVIEYVIYPSIVIKGKNKIAEYYFNDLKHENIPTTMWNKLYKLSFLQENKIDCIPKRLYEDVIFTFNLILIANSCVIISDLLYNYKIRRNSIMQFNQRHFIPINEIEDHHFYKRIIKNESQKYKKNTFYNSMITRTMISCFYDVRAIVEKRKIISEVVSSKNIKDLLAYPVSFYEIWKFKKHRILNIVLFVFSKLPYWANISLLKSNIKYRKILYKIKATLINQCKRQPNQIKH, encoded by the coding sequence ATGTATAAAATAACAATTGGCATACCTGTATATAATACACAAGAATTCATTCGAAACTCTTTGTTAAGTGCACTAAATCAAAGTTATAAAAACATTGAATTTCTTATCATTGATGATAAAGGAACTGATAAAAGTATGGACATCGTTCATGAATTAATTAGGACCCATACTCGTGGTAAGGATATACGTATCATTGCTCATAAAAAAAACAAGGGGCTTGCTGAAGCTCGAAACACTGCTTTAAAAGAGGCAAAAGGAGAATATATATTTTTTTTAGACAGTGATGATACAATTTCAAGCAACTGCATTGAAATCCTATATAAAAATATTATTGATCATTCTGTCGATTTTGTTGCAGCTTCCTACAATAAAGTAGATGAGAAGGATAAAGTGATTGAATATGTAATATACCCAAGTATTGTAATTAAAGGTAAAAATAAAATAGCAGAATATTATTTTAATGATTTAAAACATGAAAATATTCCCACTACAATGTGGAATAAATTGTACAAATTATCTTTTTTACAAGAAAACAAAATTGATTGCATACCGAAAAGATTATATGAAGATGTAATTTTTACTTTTAACTTGATCTTAATTGCTAATTCGTGTGTAATTATTTCAGACTTGCTATACAATTATAAGATAAGAAGAAATTCAATAATGCAATTTAATCAAAGACACTTTATTCCAATTAACGAAATCGAGGATCATCATTTTTATAAAAGAATCATAAAGAATGAGTCGCAAAAGTATAAAAAAAACACGTTCTATAACTCAATGATAACTCGAACAATGATAAGTTGTTTTTATGATGTTCGAGCTATTGTAGAAAAGAGGAAAATAATTTCTGAAGTTGTCTCATCTAAAAATATCAAAGATTTATTGGCATATCCAGTTTCATTTTATGAGATATGGAAGTTTAAAAAGCATCGAATATTAAACATTGTTTTATTTGTTTTTAGCAAGTTACCATATTGGGCCAATATTTCTTTACTCAAATCAAATATAAAATACAGAAAAATTTTATATAAAATAAAGGCGACCTTAATCAATCAATGTAAAAGACAACCTAATCAAATAAAACATTAA